One window of the Mytilus galloprovincialis chromosome 14, xbMytGall1.hap1.1, whole genome shotgun sequence genome contains the following:
- the LOC143058599 gene encoding uncharacterized protein LOC143058599 codes for MFQQTPLEQHLVIEDQIFVNAKDEHDREMGKIKKIIMSESERQPTWGELLPKCFIPLELEFASLIRRNIPLITLEHLQKINALQPIRPLSEDELKVFLKFQHSIGKLLYFDEPKLDDRIILSPTLLIDAFKSIVTDKQFCKGDQKREEIWDAMGTKGMVSKYAIDGVWKRKKYAKFNTDKDYLLTVMTHLDILVEPKRYDTSRMRIPADFYYVASMVRGSDDSGYLHSADITQRNIAIAFQSTSLMIPPALSFRFISYCLSVWSVKRFRETKREMLFHRSGVFTIDPSLDMYILCEDDKISVRLVHARTNTLIMRDLASSINECITSALEKISQLYIRTSSDQSDNSDASFVTRICCNSPDKPCILPLENLAYVDKIWKCPAHGIEHPIHIVKSWIPGKQEEDGCEPGCPVTNEKFLKELPSDLHLRRLSLMYSSNDVRELAIHLGFSATDVNVTVDTGDQTLWNFEVFRRCRDSKAVTFKEIAKAIEDAEKGNMHSLCKLVKGDFIGFDREPEKWDVVPTEEHIDRLVPLVGKQSLPFLIELGMDFHTWERISHKQNERDLVRLNKAILEEWSNKFCRMHSLKPTLRTIAQSFSNIGKNVKIVENALLDLF; via the exons ATGTTTCAACAAACGCCATTAGAGCAGCATTTGGTGATTGAGGATCAGATATTTGTCAACGCTAAAGACGAACATGATCGAGAAATGGGGAAGATAAAGAAGATTATCATGAGCGAATCAGAGAGGCAACCAACATGGGGTGAACTACTTCCGAAATGCTTTATCCCTTTAGAGTTAGAATTTGCATCGTTAATCAGACGCAACATTCCCTTGATAACCCTAGAGCACCTACAGAAAATAAACGCATTGCAGCCTATAAGACCGTTGTCAGAAGATGAGTTGAAGGTTTTTCTGAAATTTCAACATTCAATTGGCAAGTTACTGTACTTTGATGAACCTAAATTGGACGACCGTATTATTTTGTCTCCAACCCTTCTCATTGATGCCTTTAAATCAATTGTTACAGACAAGCAGTTTTGCAAAGGAGACCAAAAAAGAGAAGAAATATGGGATGCAATGGGAACGAAAGGCATGGTTTCAAAATACGCAATAGACGGCGTTTGGAAGAGAAAGAAATATGCAAAATTCAACACAGACAAAGATTATCTGTTAACTGTTATGACCCATCTGGACATATTGGTAGAACCAAAGAGGTACGATACTAGCCGAATGCGTATACCTGCAGACTTTTACTATGTTGCAAGTATGGTACGAGGTAGTGATGATTCCGGATACCTCCATTCAGCCGACATCACACAACGAAATATCGCCATAGCTTTTCAATCGACATCATTGATGATACCTCCTGCATTATCCTTCCGATTTATAAGTTACTGCTTATCTGTCTGGTCGGTAAAGAGATTCAGAGAGACAAAAAGGGAAATGCTGTTCCACAGGTCAGGAGTGTTCACAATTGATCCTTCCTTGGATATGTATATACTTTGCGAAGATGACAAGATTTCTGTCCGACTTGTTCATGCCAGAACAAACACACTCATAATGAGGGATCTTGCTTCCAGTATCAATGAATGTATAACATCTGCCTTGGAAAAAATAAGTCAGCTGTATATAAGAACCAGCAGTGATCAGAGTGACAACAGTGATGCATCCTTTGTGACCAGGATATGTTGTAACTCACCAGATAAACCATGCATCTTACCACTGGAAAATCTTGCATATGTCGACAAAATCTGGAAATGTCCTGCTCATGGCATTGAACACCCAATACACATTGTCAAATCGTGGATACCAGGAAAG CAGGAGGAGGACGGATGTGAACCGGGGTGTCCAG TTACAAATGAAAAGTTTTTGAAAGAGTTACCATCAGACCTACATCTACGTCGATTGTCGTTAATGTACAGCAGCAATGACGTCAGAGAACTGGCAATACATTTAGGATTCTCGGCGACAGACGTTAATGTCACAGTTGACACAGGGGATCAAACATTATGGAACTTTGAAGTTTTTAGACGATGCAGGGATAGCAAAGCGGTTACATTTAAAGAAATAGCAAAAGCAATAGAAGATGCTGAAAAAGGAAACATGCATTCACTTTGCAAG CTTGTGAAAGGTGACTTTATTGGTTTTG ACAGGGAGCCGGAGAAGTGGGATGTAGTACCTACAGAGGAGCACATTGACAGATTAGTTCCATTGGTTGGAAAGCAATCTCTCCCATTCCTGATCGAACTTGGCATGGATTTCCATACCTGGGAGCGGATAAGCCACAAGCAAAATGAACGAGATTTGGTACGACTGAATAAAGCTATTTTAGAAGAATGGAGTAACAAGTTTTGCCGAATGCATAGTCTGAAACCAACATTGAGGACCATTGCTCAGTCATTTAGTAACAtaggcaaaaatgttaaaattgtggaAAATGCCTTACTAGATTTGTTTTGA